Proteins encoded by one window of Juglans regia cultivar Chandler chromosome 15, Walnut 2.0, whole genome shotgun sequence:
- the LOC109001127 gene encoding probable E3 ubiquitin-protein ligase RHY1A: MAGMLPGVECARRRRFHQSGACADSQITVAAHGGTRRSSFCLYRSNHEPQHHNSTSLKRSSLNQAHQDEKLGEVAREAKERLDERLRTQRKTNTKSKESMKCVEGRSMVLGELQTEVFGTKKGGTRRFSWAKLSWKASEQDECAVCLEQFKAGETLVHPPCAHRFHVKCLVPWLQNNAHCPCCRMGILIMSR; this comes from the exons ATGGCTGGGATGCTTCCTGGAGTGGAATGTGCTCGAAGGAGACGGTTCCATCAGAGTGGAGCTTGCGCGGATTCACAAATTACTGTGGCTGCACATGGTGGGACAAGAAGATCGTCATTCTGCCTTTACAGAAGCAACCACGAACCCCAACATCATAACTCTACTTCACTG aaaagaagtTCATTAAACCAAGCACACCAGGATGAGAAGCTAGGAGAAGTAGCCAGAGAAGCCAAGGAAAGATTAGATGAAAGGTTGAGAACACAAAGAAAAACGAACACCAAAAG CAAAGAGAGCATGAAATGTGTGGAGGGCAGATCGATGGTACTAGGGGAGTTGCAGACAGAGGTGTTTGGGACTAAGAAGGGTGGGACAAGGAGGTTTAGTTGGGCCAAGTTGAGCTGGAAAGCATCGGAACAAGACGAGTGCGCTGTTTGCCTGGAACAGTTCAAGGCCGGAGAGACCCTGGTGCACCCGCCTTGTGCACATCGGTTCCATGTGAAATGTTTGGTGCCATGGCTACAGAACAATGCCCATTGCCCTTGTTGCAGAATGGGGATATTAATTATGTCTCGGTAA
- the LOC109000689 gene encoding protein FAR1-RELATED SEQUENCE 5-like, with protein MDKKKDERSPRPSTSIPQAQHPSMPHFGPTMLYPPSSNAEELGQVQNIMLPPSMPHFGPTMLNPSSSNAEESGRVQNIMLPPSIPHFGPTMLYPPSSNSEESARVQNIILPQSIPPLGPTMLNPSSSNAEESGRVQNIMLPPSMPPFGPTMLNPSLSNAEESSRVQNMSNENSSDVCKEGEAEGTNEVSNDGVEEPKPGMEFATDKELMAYYKRYAKQQGFGIITQRTKREADGSAKYLTIGCARGGKYHPSHNNISRPRPTTKTDCKARINAHLVKGVWVMTTVEIAHNHSTVSPQKSRFFRSHKCLDEYSQRMLDLNDRAGIRMNKNFGALVVDAGGFENLDFQEKDCRNFIDKARQLRLGKGGGEALTDYFKRMRLINDGFVSVVDVDEDLRIRNVFWADARSRAAYEYFGDVITFDTTYLTNRYSMPFAPFVGVNHHGQSILLGVGLISSEDTATFVWLFRAWLQCMDDRAPKAIITDQDRAMKSAIALVFPNTRHRYCLWHILRKLLEKLGSHSQFNNGLKTSILSSIYDSQSCAEFEEKWGQLIQKYDLGDNAWLQGLYTERSFWVPAYLRGVFWAGMSTTQRSESMNAFFDGFVHSGTTLKEFVDQFDNALRKKVEIETTADFMSCNQTIPCVSPFQIEKQFQALYTNAKYKEVQKELLGMMCSNCLFLNKEGCISTFDVLDEITIEDDHVKTVKYTVYYNEEECELKCTCALFEMKGILCRHVLKVCQMKKIHSVPEKYVLDRWRKDLKRRYTLVKSSYDDMWQNADARRYELVVKRCLKLATRVSQRDDHVNAFMCHLDDFENNFKGLPLESGSTKVRENVAVDNDKKILSSHVVRGKGRPPSKRKVPPVEKAATKRRKKQICRKIFDDESQHGEVSEAQASAKVDQLGSNVDDILVEIQCSTVTQPTPLGTDEVAVVP; from the exons ATggataaaaagaaagatgaaaggTCACCTAGGCCTTCTACATCGATCCCACAGGCACAG CATCCATCAATGCCACATTTTGGACCAACGATGCTCTATCCTCCGTCGAGTAATGCGGAGGAGTTGGGCcaagttcaaaatattatgctg CCCCCATCAATGCCACATTTTGGACCAACAATGCTCAACCCGTCGTCGAGTAATGCAGAGGAGTCGGGCcgagttcaaaatattatgcTG CCCCCATCAATACCACATTTTGGACCAACGATGCTCTATCCTCCATCGAGTAATTCAGAGGAGTCGGCAcgagttcaaaatattattctg CCCCAATCAATACCACCGCTTGGACCAACGATGCTTAACCCTTCGTCGAGTAATGCGGAGGAGTCGGGCcgagttcaaaatattatgcTG CCTCCATCAATGCCACCTTTTGGACCAACGATGCTCAACCCTTCGTTGAGTAATGCGGAGGAGTCGAGCCGAGTTCAAAATATGAGTAATG aaaattCATCGGACGTATGTAAAGAGGGAGAGGCCGAGGGGACTAATGAAGTATCGAATGATGGAGTTGAGGAGCCAAAACCTGGTATGGAGTTTGCCACTGATAAAGAGCTTATGGCCTATTACAAGCGATATGCCAAGCAACAAGGTTTTGGTATTATAACACAAAGGACGAAGAGAGAAGCAGATGGGAGTGCCAAGTATCTGACAATAGGGTGTGCGCGGGGTGGCAAGTATCATCCTAGCCACAACAATATCTCGAGGCCAAGACCAACAACTAAAACTGATTGTAAGGCGAGGATAAATGCTCATTTGGTGAAGGGTGTATGGGTGATGACCACTGTTGAGATTGCCCATAATCATAGTACCGTCAGCCCCCAGAAGTCTAGGTTTTTTAGATCGCACAAATGTTTGGATGAATACAGTCAAAGGATGCTAGATTTGAATGACAGAGCAGGTATTCGAATGAATAAGAATTTCGGAGCACTTGTTGTTGATGCGGGGGGGTTTGAAAATCTTGATTTCCAAGAAAAAGACTGTCGAAATTTCATTGACAAAGCCAGACAGTTAAGGTTGGGTAAAGGAGGTGGTGAGGCACTTACTGACTACTTTAAGAGGATGAGGTTGATCAATGATGGCTTTGTTTCTGTTGTGGATGTGGATGAAGACTTGAGAATCAGAAATGTGTTCTGGGCTGACGCACGAAGTCGAGCAGCTTATGAGTATTTCGGAGATGTCATCACATTCGATACgacatacctaacaaatagatatAGTATGCCTTTTGCTCCCTTTGTTGGGGTCAACCATCATGGGCAGTCTATACTGTTAGGGGTTGGCTTGATTTCAAGCGAGGACACAGCTACTTTTGTGTGGTTGTTTCGCGCATGGTTGCAGTGCATGGATGATCGAGCTCCAAAAGCGATAATAACAGACCAAGACCGAGCAATGAAGTCCGCTATTGCATTGGTATTCCCAAACACTCGCCATAGATATTGTCTATGGCACATACTGCGAAAACTTCTCGAGAAATTGGGATCTCACTCCCAATTCAATAATGGGTTGAAGACTTCCATTCTTAGTTCCATATATGATTCACAGTCATGTGCAGAATTTGAGGAGAAGTGGGGGCAACTAATTCAGAAGTATGACCTTGGTGATAATGCATGGTTGCAAGGGTTGTATACGGAGAGGTCGTTCTGGGTACCAGCTTACTTAAGGGGGGTATTTTGGGCTGGCATGAGCACTACACAACGGTCTGAAAGTATGAATGCTTTCTTCGATGGATTTGTGCATTCTGGTACAACACTAAAAGAATTCGTAGATCAATTTGATAATGCTTTGAGGAAAAAGGTAGAGATCGAGACTACGGCTGATTTCATGTCCTGCAACCAAACTATCCCATGTGTATCTCCATTCCAGATTGAGAAGCAGTTTCAAGCGCTGTATACAAATGCTAAGTATAAAGAGGTCCAGAAAGAGTTGTTGGGGATGATGTGTAGTAATTGTCTATTTCTCAACAAGGAAGGTTGCATTTCCACATTCGATGTTTTGGATGAAATTACTATTGAGGATGACCATGTCAAAACCGTCAAGTACACCGTTTATTATAACGAGGAGGAGTGTGAACTGAAATGCACGTGTGCATTATTTGAGATGAAGGGGATCCTTTGTAGACATGTACTGAAAGTTTGTCAGATGAAGAAGATTCACAGTGTACCAGAGAAGTACGTCTTAGATCGATGGCGGAAGGACTTGAAAAGGAGATACACACTGGTCAAAAGTAGCTACGATGACATGTGGCAAAATGCAGACGCACGAAGGTATGAGCTTGTTGTGAAACGATGTCTAAAATTGGCAACCCGTGTATCCCAGCGTGATGACCATGTGAATGCATTCATGTGCCATTTGGATGATTTTGAGAATAACTTTAAGGGATTACCACTTGAATCTGGTTCAACTAAGGTCAGAGAAAACGTGGCAGTGGAcaatgataagaaaatattaagctcGCACGTTGTTCGAGGGAAAGGAAGGCCTCCATCGAAAAGGAAGGTTCCACCTGTGGAGAAGGCTGCGACCAAGCGAAGAAAGAAACAg atttgcaggaaaatatttgatgatGAATCACAACATGGTGAGGTATCGGAAGCTCAAGCTAGTGCTAAAGTGGATCAACTTGGTTCtaatgttgatgatattcttgttGAAATACAATGTAGTACAGTTACACAACCAACACCATTGGGCACCGATGAGGTTGCGGTTGTGCCttaa